The proteins below are encoded in one region of Candidatus Omnitrophota bacterium:
- a CDS encoding chemotaxis protein CheW codes for MKNASDQIEKNAIDWWAIHRRIEAAQASLERGETPTAEEKKRILQARARMLAQSPESGSPGQESLEVLEFMLAYEQYAIEISFVREAVPLREFTPLPSAPPFVLGIVNARGEILSVVDLKKFFNLPEKGLTDLNKVIVIENGAMRFGVLADVILGISHIPLAAIQPPPAAFTGLRADYLRGVTPEGSIILDAEKILSDRRIVMSDE; via the coding sequence ATGAAGAATGCCAGCGATCAAATAGAGAAGAACGCCATAGACTGGTGGGCGATTCATCGCCGCATCGAAGCCGCGCAAGCGTCGCTGGAACGGGGGGAAACGCCAACCGCCGAGGAGAAGAAAAGAATCCTGCAGGCGCGCGCGCGGATGTTGGCGCAATCTCCTGAGAGCGGCTCCCCCGGCCAAGAATCGCTGGAGGTCTTGGAATTTATGTTGGCCTATGAACAGTACGCCATCGAGATATCGTTCGTGCGGGAAGCCGTTCCTTTGCGCGAGTTCACTCCTTTACCCTCCGCGCCGCCTTTCGTGCTGGGGATCGTCAACGCGCGGGGAGAGATTCTTTCGGTCGTCGATTTGAAGAAATTCTTCAATTTGCCGGAGAAGGGTCTGACCGATCTCAACAAAGTCATCGTGATCGAAAACGGCGCCATGCGATTTGGCGTTCTCGCCGACGTTATTTTGGGAATTTCGCATATCCCTCTCGCCGCGATTCAACCGCCGCCCGCTGCTTTTACCGGCCTTCGCGCCGATTATCTGCGGGGAGTAACGCCGGAGGGTTCGATTATTCTCGATGCGGAAAAAATCTTGTCGGACCGAAGAATAGTGATGAGTGATGAATGA
- a CDS encoding CheR family methyltransferase, with protein sequence MAAHMGLYFPEERYPELERGIVSSARQFGFHEPNSFLHWLTSSPLTQEQIETLASYLTVGETYFFRQKRDFDVLEEHILPELIRSRRENCKRLRIWSAGCCTGEEPYSIAILLSRLIPDWREWNIDIMATDINTRFLKKAAQGRYGKWSFRNSLDSIQERFFEKKVDDAFEILPAIKKLAAFSYLNLAKDAYPSLANNTNARDIIFCRNVLMYFSPEQARKAVDKFYHSLIEGGWLIVSPCELSPVLFSSFLAVHFPDSILYRKVSQSARTAVFFPEKKEETTAETAFLGEWPNESDFEIDSIPNAADSSLKRIMEPERPAQQPASLEERGNWPKQEPRGEAESNERLPLDQGGAMENARLARTCANQGRLQEALEWCEKAVAANRVDAGLHYLRAMILQEQGNIEETIASLKRALYLDPQFALAYFALGNIARRQGNLSKSNKYFENAASLLSAYKLDDALPESDGITAGRLLEIVRSTIGMEG encoded by the coding sequence GTGGCCGCGCATATGGGGCTTTATTTCCCGGAAGAACGTTATCCCGAACTAGAAAGAGGGATTGTCTCTTCCGCGCGCCAGTTTGGTTTCCACGAACCGAATTCTTTTCTTCATTGGCTGACGTCCTCGCCGTTGACTCAGGAGCAAATCGAAACGCTGGCCAGTTATCTGACGGTGGGGGAAACCTATTTCTTTCGCCAAAAAAGAGATTTCGACGTTCTCGAAGAGCATATTCTGCCGGAACTAATTCGTTCCCGCCGGGAAAACTGCAAGCGATTGCGAATCTGGAGCGCCGGTTGCTGCACCGGGGAAGAACCCTATTCCATTGCGATTCTATTAAGCCGCTTAATCCCGGATTGGCGGGAATGGAACATCGATATTATGGCTACGGATATCAATACCCGGTTTCTGAAGAAGGCGGCGCAGGGGCGATATGGGAAGTGGTCGTTTCGCAATTCGTTGGACAGTATACAAGAGCGATTTTTCGAAAAAAAAGTGGATGACGCTTTTGAAATTCTTCCTGCGATTAAAAAATTGGCCGCTTTTTCCTACTTGAATCTGGCCAAGGACGCCTATCCGTCGCTAGCGAACAATACCAACGCCCGGGACATTATTTTTTGCCGGAACGTATTGATGTATTTTTCTCCGGAGCAGGCGAGAAAAGCGGTGGACAAGTTCTACCATTCGCTCATTGAGGGCGGCTGGTTGATCGTCAGCCCCTGCGAATTGTCTCCGGTTCTTTTTTCCTCCTTCCTTGCGGTTCATTTTCCCGACTCGATTCTATACCGGAAAGTGAGCCAATCGGCGCGGACAGCGGTATTTTTCCCAGAGAAGAAAGAAGAAACGACGGCGGAGACGGCTTTTTTGGGGGAATGGCCAAACGAATCCGACTTTGAAATCGATTCCATCCCGAATGCGGCCGATTCATCGCTGAAAAGGATCATGGAACCGGAACGTCCTGCACAGCAGCCTGCTTCTTTGGAAGAACGTGGGAATTGGCCTAAGCAGGAGCCGCGCGGCGAAGCGGAATCGAACGAGCGTCTGCCGCTCGACCAAGGCGGCGCGATGGAAAACGCTCGTTTGGCGCGGACTTGCGCCAATCAAGGCCGGCTGCAAGAAGCGCTGGAGTGGTGCGAAAAAGCTGTGGCGGCGAACCGGGTAGACGCGGGATTGCACTATTTGCGCGCCATGATCCTGCAAGAACAGGGGAATATCGAAGAGACCATCGCGTCGCTGAAACGGGCGTTGTATCTCGATCCTCAATTTGCGTTGGCATATTTCGCCTTAGGCAATATCGCCCGGCGTCAGGGAAATCTCTCCAAATCCAACAAGTATTTCGAAAATGCGGCTTCGCTTTTAAGCGCCTATAAACTAGATGACGCGCTGCCCGAATCGGATGGGATCACGGCGGGAAGGCTATTGGAAATCGTCCGTTCGACGATCGGCATGGAGGGATAG
- a CDS encoding DUF4097 family beta strand repeat-containing protein: MKKSAFSAGLAIACCLAAMGLNGCLSATGELIGGIGELIGGVAEGTASIVEAAVEVPVSVAEAAVNCPPEFKSRFADQQEWTLDRDGASFLSAETSNGSICLTPSPDNRIVVKAWKEVRARRSSTAEDFARKVDIRVERNGREIRIYKAHPKIPQGVNLSVRYEIQTPPEFDAKLDTSNGAVHIAGLHGDMDIDTSNGKVELEGVVGRVRVCTSNGAIVLRAERLDEESELSSSNGSIEADIYSLCARLGLSTSNGSIHVKLPLDFNGKLDAVTSNGSVGCDFPITVKTAGRSKLIGILGDGRGPEIRLRSSNGGIRLKKIDGGE; the protein is encoded by the coding sequence ATGAAGAAAAGCGCTTTTTCTGCAGGTTTGGCGATTGCGTGCTGCCTCGCCGCTATGGGACTTAACGGCTGCCTGAGCGCGACCGGCGAACTTATTGGCGGTATAGGCGAACTCATCGGCGGCGTAGCGGAAGGAACGGCCTCTATTGTGGAAGCTGCCGTCGAAGTTCCCGTTTCCGTCGCGGAAGCCGCCGTTAATTGTCCGCCGGAATTCAAGTCTCGATTCGCCGATCAGCAAGAGTGGACGTTGGATCGAGACGGCGCCTCCTTCCTTTCCGCTGAAACGTCCAATGGATCGATATGTCTGACGCCTTCTCCCGACAACCGGATCGTCGTGAAAGCCTGGAAAGAAGTGCGCGCCCGCCGATCCTCCACGGCGGAAGATTTCGCCCGCAAGGTGGACATAAGGGTCGAACGCAACGGTAGAGAAATCAGAATTTATAAAGCGCATCCCAAAATTCCCCAAGGCGTAAACCTTAGCGTCCGCTACGAAATTCAGACGCCGCCGGAATTCGACGCCAAACTGGATACTTCTAATGGCGCCGTCCATATCGCCGGCCTCCACGGAGACATGGATATTGATACATCCAACGGCAAAGTCGAGTTGGAAGGCGTCGTAGGCCGCGTCCGCGTCTGCACGAGCAACGGCGCCATCGTCCTGCGAGCGGAACGGCTGGACGAAGAGTCGGAGTTATCCTCCTCGAACGGCTCCATTGAAGCCGATATCTACAGCCTTTGCGCTCGCCTCGGCCTTTCCACTTCGAATGGCTCCATACACGTAAAATTGCCGCTGGATTTCAACGGGAAATTGGATGCGGTTACCTCGAACGGAAGCGTAGGCTGCGATTTTCCCATTACGGTGAAAACGGCGGGAAGAAGCAAACTCATAGGAATTCTCGGCGACGGCCGCGGCCCGGAAATTCGCTTGCGCAGCTCCAACGGCGGCATAAGGTTGAAAAAAATCGACGGCGGGGAATGA
- a CDS encoding methyl-accepting chemotaxis protein produces MKWFLNLSTSNKLMIGFGMMIVLLLAIMAFASAGILSIKKSQSMLFERDFAIATNLLELRSHLNRSRADTLELMLTTDKTQRDKLLADISRIVNDNNKIMDNLLEHEKTHPEFLNRLQELRTLLYAYRQTRDAQQIPLIVEGKIEEAKLLSIGIQDERYNQMRDILLELGNKSVEDAKRLLGESTQKTKNTFVFFAIISLIAFLSAVGMVASFNRILAGSLKQISTSADRIASGDLSVVVPFGERRDEIGKLSNALSQMIRSLQEKAFYARSLIEASLDPLVTISQDGKITDVNEATIKITGISREKLIGDNFSNYFTEPEKANAGYREVLEKGFVTDYPLTIRDSSGNLTHVLYNASVYKDMDGKVLGVFAAARDITAQRTAEDALRKAHSELEIRVQERTADLTKVLQEVREGINVLSSSASEIFSAATQVASGAAETAASVSETTSTVEEVKQTAQVTTQKAKYVSESAQKTVQTSQTGKNAVEESIEGMNRIREQMESIADNILRLSEQSQTIGEIIAVVNDLADQSNLLAVNAAIEAAKAGEQGKGFGVVAQEVRRLAEQSKQSTAQVRVILNNIVKSVNQAAMATEQGSKAVAEGVKYAKESGDAIRLLAENVTEAFQAATQIAASIQQQLVGVDQVAQAMENINQVSSQNAASTKQVESAAQNLNELGRKLKELVVQYRG; encoded by the coding sequence ATGAAATGGTTCCTCAATCTTTCGACTAGCAACAAACTTATGATTGGTTTTGGAATGATGATTGTTCTTTTGTTGGCGATCATGGCGTTTGCTTCCGCAGGGATTCTATCCATAAAAAAATCACAAAGCATGCTCTTTGAAAGAGACTTCGCTATTGCAACAAATCTATTGGAACTTAGGTCCCACCTGAATCGTTCGCGGGCCGATACGCTGGAATTGATGTTGACGACCGATAAAACCCAACGCGATAAACTGTTGGCGGATATTAGTCGGATAGTCAACGATAACAATAAAATTATGGATAATCTTCTCGAACATGAGAAAACCCATCCGGAATTTCTTAATCGGCTGCAAGAATTGAGAACTCTCCTATACGCCTATCGGCAAACGAGAGACGCCCAGCAAATTCCCTTGATCGTCGAAGGGAAAATAGAGGAAGCCAAACTCCTGTCCATCGGGATTCAAGACGAGCGTTACAATCAAATGCGTGACATCCTTTTGGAACTGGGGAACAAATCGGTTGAGGATGCGAAACGTTTGCTGGGCGAATCTACGCAAAAAACCAAGAATACATTCGTCTTTTTCGCCATCATCAGCCTCATTGCGTTTTTGTCAGCGGTGGGGATGGTGGCATCCTTTAACCGGATTTTGGCCGGTTCGCTGAAACAGATTTCCACATCAGCGGATCGAATCGCTTCCGGAGATTTGTCCGTTGTTGTTCCGTTCGGCGAGCGGCGGGACGAAATCGGTAAACTTTCCAATGCCCTATCCCAAATGATCCGATCCTTGCAAGAAAAAGCGTTTTATGCGCGAAGCCTCATCGAGGCTAGCCTCGATCCCCTGGTTACGATCAGTCAGGACGGGAAGATTACCGATGTCAACGAGGCCACGATCAAAATCACCGGGATTTCTCGAGAGAAGCTTATTGGCGACAATTTTTCCAATTATTTCACAGAACCGGAAAAAGCTAACGCGGGTTATCGCGAGGTGTTGGAAAAAGGGTTTGTTACCGATTACCCGCTGACCATTCGCGATAGCTCCGGGAATTTGACGCACGTCTTGTACAACGCTTCGGTGTACAAAGATATGGATGGCAAAGTATTGGGCGTTTTCGCCGCCGCACGGGATATTACGGCCCAGAGAACGGCGGAGGACGCTTTGCGGAAAGCGCATAGCGAATTGGAGATTCGAGTGCAGGAACGGACCGCCGATCTAACCAAAGTGCTGCAAGAAGTGCGAGAGGGGATCAACGTGCTCAGTTCATCCGCCAGCGAGATTTTTTCGGCGGCCACTCAGGTCGCTTCCGGCGCGGCGGAAACAGCCGCTTCCGTCAGCGAAACGACCTCTACCGTGGAAGAAGTCAAACAGACCGCCCAAGTTACCACGCAAAAAGCCAAGTACGTATCCGAGAGCGCGCAGAAGACGGTTCAGACATCCCAAACCGGCAAGAATGCCGTGGAGGAATCCATCGAAGGAATGAACCGCATCCGGGAACAAATGGAATCCATCGCCGACAATATCTTGCGCCTGAGCGAGCAGAGCCAGACCATCGGCGAAATCATCGCCGTGGTTAACGATTTGGCGGATCAGTCGAATCTGTTGGCCGTGAACGCCGCCATCGAAGCGGCCAAAGCGGGCGAGCAAGGGAAGGGATTCGGCGTAGTGGCGCAGGAAGTGAGGAGATTAGCGGAACAATCCAAGCAGTCCACGGCGCAGGTGCGCGTTATTTTGAATAATATCGTCAAATCCGTGAATCAGGCGGCCATGGCCACCGAACAAGGCTCCAAAGCGGTGGCAGAGGGAGTGAAATATGCCAAAGAGAGCGGCGATGCCATCCGGCTGCTGGCGGAGAATGTGACCGAAGCCTTTCAGGCGGCCACGCAAATCGCCGCCTCCATCCAACAACAGCTAGTCGGCGTGGATCAGGTGGCCCAGGCGATGGAAAATATCAATCAAGTCAGTTCTCAGAACGCGGCCAGCACCAAGCAAGTCGAGAGCGCCGCGCAGAATTTGAATGAGCTGGGGCGGAAGTTGAAAGAACTGGTCGTGCAGTATAGGGGGTAA
- a CDS encoding glycosyl hydrolase codes for MNPIELFLHPPDAFRPVPFWFLNHRLEKEELLRQIEEFQQQGMGGFILHARHGLLTPYLSNEWMQLIQLCAREGHRRGMQVWLYDEDNWPSGTAGGAVTDAEPSFRQTTLVLAQTIATAPGRSIRLKADEDIAYVLGITGAGECRNLSDWPRNGVIEDVPPEIVQILVFAKKVFRGGFHGYYLDTLNPQAVEAFVNATHRRYREFLGEDAGIIAGVFTDEPRFGVLAANEIPWTAALPQRFKRLYDYDIEYALPSLVLAGEGEAAAHRCRFLQCVTDMYCEAYFQTVRAACQEAGWLSIGHPECEGEPARQAWTQGDYFRTAEYWDYAGCDALFDSAWPRAGFCNNLLACKSASSAAHWLGKPRTMSEAFGVAGGWRLSLADIDRLAAFQMALGINFFVPHAAYYSIEGFRKWECPPAHSYQQTFWPWYGRFAERLARLSAMLSQGGHIAAALVLYPMRSFWGLFSLSADDRQRAGQWENAFSIFCETLLRHHYDFDFIAEDWALHLQGDGEGAILYAPSGDARKRYSILLIPLCRVVLSKTVDILERLAQQGTKILFAECLPDASQEQGSDASIRERIERLIEEKENVLFAKGDWLEVLRRLAEPGVSMEGDSEDVIHHHRILPEGDLFFAHNVSTTADYAGKIVFPTAAQYVYEGDAETGRFHRLPVSGPDPTLQVRLQPGESRLFLMNCQPLDGAEAKNEPCGEPLHTIKFHNEYFFFVQMGNELPLHQWRMEIKPFREEPTGWLGLERVYTASFWVDRFNGPLTLICDGLAHQEVFGGKGRQTFAIAINGIPVEKSVECEGFDRLLTAFDASEHIRRGENILTVSSAAHFHDAGHIAEMLSLHGDFALIECEGQQVITQPSMKIKTGSWADQGYPFYSGAGIYRQNLCITEALAEHRFFLQFEKVADLVEIAINGELAGTLWRPPWRMEVTSKVRIGENLFEFRAVNSLANRLMRQAAPSGILGEVKLEIYE; via the coding sequence ATGAATCCGATAGAACTCTTTTTGCATCCTCCGGACGCTTTTCGGCCCGTTCCCTTCTGGTTTCTCAACCATCGGTTGGAGAAAGAGGAATTGCTGCGCCAGATCGAGGAATTTCAGCAGCAGGGAATGGGCGGCTTCATCCTTCATGCGCGGCATGGCTTGCTGACGCCATATCTATCGAACGAATGGATGCAACTCATCCAACTTTGCGCGCGGGAAGGCCATCGGCGGGGGATGCAGGTTTGGCTTTACGATGAAGACAACTGGCCTAGCGGAACCGCAGGCGGCGCCGTAACCGACGCCGAACCATCGTTTCGTCAAACCACTCTGGTTTTAGCGCAAACCATCGCCACGGCGCCGGGGCGCTCCATCCGTTTGAAGGCGGACGAGGATATCGCCTACGTGTTGGGAATCACCGGCGCGGGAGAATGCCGCAACCTAAGCGATTGGCCGCGCAATGGCGTCATCGAAGACGTCCCGCCGGAGATCGTCCAGATTCTGGTTTTCGCAAAAAAAGTATTTCGCGGCGGCTTTCATGGTTACTACCTGGATACGCTCAATCCCCAAGCTGTAGAGGCGTTCGTCAACGCGACGCATCGCCGCTATCGGGAATTTTTGGGCGAAGACGCGGGCATAATAGCGGGCGTCTTTACGGACGAACCGCGTTTCGGCGTTTTGGCGGCCAACGAGATTCCCTGGACCGCCGCGCTGCCGCAGCGATTCAAGCGTCTTTACGATTACGATATCGAATACGCGCTGCCCAGCCTGGTTCTTGCCGGAGAGGGCGAAGCCGCCGCCCACCGCTGCCGGTTTCTGCAATGCGTTACGGATATGTATTGCGAAGCCTATTTCCAAACCGTCCGCGCCGCCTGCCAGGAAGCGGGATGGCTCAGTATCGGCCATCCCGAATGCGAAGGCGAACCGGCGCGGCAGGCGTGGACGCAGGGAGATTATTTCCGCACGGCGGAATATTGGGACTATGCGGGCTGCGACGCGCTTTTCGATAGCGCCTGGCCGCGTGCGGGATTTTGCAATAATCTCTTGGCCTGCAAATCGGCCTCGTCCGCCGCGCATTGGTTGGGCAAGCCGCGGACGATGTCGGAAGCTTTCGGAGTCGCGGGGGGCTGGAGGCTGTCGTTGGCGGATATCGACCGGCTGGCGGCGTTTCAAATGGCGCTGGGGATCAATTTCTTCGTCCCTCATGCGGCCTATTACTCCATCGAAGGCTTCCGCAAGTGGGAATGCCCACCGGCGCATTCCTATCAGCAGACTTTCTGGCCGTGGTATGGGCGATTCGCCGAGCGTCTGGCGCGGCTATCGGCGATGCTCTCGCAGGGAGGGCATATCGCTGCGGCGCTGGTTCTTTATCCCATGCGTTCGTTTTGGGGCTTGTTTTCCCTTAGTGCGGATGACCGCCAGCGGGCGGGGCAATGGGAAAACGCCTTTTCCATATTTTGCGAAACGTTGCTGCGCCATCATTACGATTTCGATTTCATCGCTGAAGATTGGGCGCTCCATCTGCAAGGCGATGGCGAGGGCGCGATTCTATACGCGCCCAGCGGCGATGCGCGAAAACGCTATTCCATTCTGTTGATTCCACTCTGCCGCGTTGTTCTCTCGAAGACGGTGGATATCTTGGAACGCTTGGCGCAGCAAGGAACGAAAATTCTTTTTGCGGAATGCCTGCCCGATGCTTCGCAAGAGCAGGGAAGCGACGCCTCTATCCGCGAACGCATCGAACGGCTGATCGAAGAAAAAGAAAACGTCCTTTTCGCGAAAGGGGATTGGTTGGAGGTTCTGCGCCGGTTGGCCGAACCGGGCGTTTCGATGGAGGGAGACAGCGAAGACGTAATCCATCATCATCGCATCCTGCCCGAAGGCGATCTCTTCTTCGCGCATAACGTTTCGACGACGGCGGACTATGCGGGAAAAATTGTTTTCCCCACAGCGGCTCAATACGTTTACGAAGGAGATGCGGAGACGGGGCGGTTTCACCGTTTGCCGGTCAGCGGTCCCGATCCAACGCTGCAAGTACGATTGCAACCCGGCGAATCGCGGCTGTTTCTGATGAATTGCCAACCGTTGGATGGCGCGGAAGCGAAGAACGAACCTTGCGGCGAACCGCTGCATACGATCAAATTTCATAATGAATATTTCTTCTTTGTTCAAATGGGAAACGAATTGCCCTTGCATCAATGGCGCATGGAAATAAAGCCTTTCCGCGAGGAGCCGACTGGCTGGCTGGGGCTTGAGCGCGTCTATACGGCATCCTTTTGGGTGGATCGCTTCAACGGGCCGTTGACGTTGATTTGCGATGGATTAGCTCATCAGGAAGTATTCGGCGGGAAGGGACGCCAAACCTTCGCCATCGCCATCAACGGGATTCCCGTGGAGAAGAGCGTAGAATGCGAAGGCTTCGACCGTTTGTTGACCGCATTCGACGCCAGCGAGCATATCCGGCGCGGGGAAAATATTCTGACCGTCTCCAGCGCCGCCCATTTTCACGATGCTGGACATATCGCGGAAATGCTAAGCCTGCATGGCGATTTCGCTCTTATCGAATGCGAAGGCCAACAAGTTATTACTCAGCCTTCCATGAAAATTAAAACTGGCTCATGGGCCGATCAGGGCTATCCCTTCTATTCCGGCGCCGGAATCTATCGCCAGAATTTATGCATAACGGAAGCGTTGGCGGAGCATCGTTTCTTTCTTCAATTCGAGAAGGTCGCCGATTTGGTGGAAATCGCCATTAACGGAGAACTGGCCGGGACGTTATGGCGTCCTCCCTGGCGAATGGAAGTAACCAGCAAAGTAAGAATAGGCGAAAATCTATTCGAATTCCGCGCCGTCAATTCGCTGGCCAATCGGCTGATGCGTCAAGCGGCGCCGTCGGGAATCCTCGGCGAAGTGAAGTTGGAGATATATGAATAA
- the ald gene encoding alanine dehydrogenase, with product MIIGVPKEIKDHEYRVSITPAGAQQLAKVGHTVLVQEGAGKGSALSDEDYRQAGATLTASAGKIFAEADAVVKVKEPQPSEFDLLKPGLTLFTYLHLAAEPVLTRELMRRGVAAIGYETVQLNDGSLPLLTPMSEVAGRMAIYEAAKYLESARGGKGVLLSGVPGVRPGRVTILGGGTAGLNAAKVAAGMGALVTILDLSLPRLRFLDDVLHNVTTLIYTPLALSELLPHTDALIGTVLVRGARAPKLVTREMVGRMEKGSVVVDVSIDQGGCVETSRPTTHSDPTFIVDGVVHYCVTNMPGAVAHTSTVALTNATFPYVMKLANRGFAAVKDDAALGKGVNVCHGRLTNEAVAQALDLPFTPLEEALAG from the coding sequence ATGATTATTGGCGTTCCCAAGGAAATTAAAGATCACGAATACCGGGTGTCCATCACGCCCGCGGGCGCGCAACAACTGGCGAAGGTTGGGCATACAGTCCTTGTGCAGGAAGGCGCGGGAAAAGGCAGCGCGTTGAGCGACGAGGATTACCGCCAGGCGGGCGCAACGCTGACGGCTTCGGCGGGGAAAATCTTCGCCGAAGCGGACGCCGTCGTCAAAGTGAAGGAGCCTCAGCCTTCGGAATTCGATCTTCTTAAGCCGGGCTTGACTTTGTTTACCTACCTGCACCTGGCGGCGGAGCCGGTTCTGACTCGCGAGCTGATGCGGCGGGGCGTCGCCGCCATCGGCTACGAGACGGTGCAACTGAACGACGGGAGCCTGCCCTTGTTGACGCCGATGAGCGAAGTCGCGGGTCGTATGGCGATTTACGAAGCGGCGAAATATCTGGAGAGCGCCCGCGGCGGCAAAGGCGTACTGCTCAGCGGCGTCCCCGGCGTGCGTCCGGGAAGAGTGACGATCCTGGGCGGCGGGACGGCGGGCCTCAACGCGGCGAAAGTAGCGGCGGGCATGGGGGCGCTGGTAACGATTCTCGACTTGTCCCTGCCGCGCCTGCGATTTCTGGACGACGTTTTGCACAACGTAACCACGCTGATCTATACGCCGCTGGCTCTGAGCGAACTCTTGCCCCATACGGACGCGCTGATCGGAACCGTTCTCGTACGCGGAGCGCGCGCTCCCAAATTGGTAACACGCGAGATGGTTGGGCGCATGGAAAAAGGCTCCGTCGTCGTGGACGTGTCGATCGATCAAGGCGGCTGCGTGGAGACGAGCCGTCCCACCACCCATAGCGATCCAACGTTCATTGTGGACGGCGTAGTGCATTATTGCGTAACCAATATGCCCGGCGCCGTGGCGCATACCTCCACCGTCGCCCTCACCAACGCCACGTTCCCCTACGTAATGAAACTGGCGAATCGGGGATTCGCCGCCGTGAAAGACGACGCGGCGCTGGGCAAAGGCGTTAACGTTTGCCATGGCCGGCTGACGAACGAAGCGGTGGCCCAGGCGCTGGATTTACCCTTTACGCCCCTGGAAGAGGCGCTCGCCGGGTGA
- a CDS encoding chemotaxis protein CheW → MDYSNRWAIFRLDEHRYALHLSIVERVVRAVELTSLPKAPNIVIGLANVSGSVIPVVNIRRRFRLPERDIDPNDQMIVARTQRRIVALLADSVLEIAEYPESAIVASEKIVPGLDYVEGVIKREDGLILIHDLDRFLSLEEEKRLDEALSDLD, encoded by the coding sequence ATGGACTACTCTAATCGCTGGGCGATCTTTCGACTGGACGAGCATCGATATGCTCTTCATTTGTCCATTGTCGAAAGAGTTGTCCGGGCAGTCGAACTGACATCCTTACCCAAAGCGCCGAATATCGTGATCGGATTGGCGAACGTATCGGGAAGCGTCATTCCGGTCGTCAATATCCGCCGCCGATTCCGTTTGCCCGAACGAGATATCGATCCAAACGACCAAATGATTGTCGCCCGCACCCAGCGCCGAATCGTAGCATTGCTCGCAGATTCGGTTCTGGAAATCGCCGAATATCCCGAAAGCGCGATCGTCGCCTCCGAAAAAATCGTTCCGGGATTGGATTACGTGGAAGGAGTCATCAAGAGAGAGGACGGCCTCATCCTCATCCACGATCTCGATCGATTTCTTTCTCTGGAAGAGGAAAAACGGTTGGACGAGGCATTGTCCGATTTGGATTAG